TATGAAACAAATTTGTCCTCTTAACAACTGTCAGAGGACAAAGAAATCTCTCCTCTGTTCATTATAAGGGCAACTAAAATTAACTTTCTTTTGTACAACGTCGCAAAGGTCTCTAATCAGAAGTGTACTTCATATGTAGTTGAACTTATTACAGTATTTAAACAATTTTCTATTAACCTTAAGTCAGTGAACAAGAGAGCAATTTAGATTCTGATATGGCCACTATGTaatgaaaatttctttatttttacaaaatatcttCAAATCAGCTGAATGGGTGTTACCAACAGGTGATTACAATACCTGTGAAATAAACACTTTGAAGGAAATACAATCAAAGCAATGGAATAATCCAGGTGATGTCTCACTCCTCCTGTCCTTAACACCCTAAATATCACCCTTGTTAAGCAACTTAACAAAATTCAGACATCCTCAgaggaagagcagaaagagagagggcttAGAAACCCTTTAATGGTGTAAAGAAAGACATAAATGGGGGAAAGTTCCTCAAAGAAGAGACTAAGATAAAAGCACTGAGACATGGATAATGCTTGTAAAGTCCTTAGCACGATGTATCCCTGGCAGATACTAAGTACACGcaaaaaaagttatctttttaaaatttgtgtttttatcctGAAGATCACCTTAGTTCTTAAGGAAAAAACGGCACTTTCTCGAGGTGTAAGGATAAAAAACAGGAGGTGAGAAGCAAGTGATTATGACTGGAAACACAAAAACTGACTTTTTCATCTTTAATCACAAATTATAATCCCTGAAGAGACTTAAACATTAGAGATCCAACCTGCCTAGATCTCAATTTGTCCCTAGAGATAAGGCACTTCAGTATGTAGCCTTCCAAAACTTTCTCTATCGTTTTACAAATATCCATTTGTCCGTAGAAACGTGCATCATTATGTAGATTTTTCTCGGGCGCCTTTCCACGAAGGTAGAGATTTATTCTTCTGGTTCTAACATTGCAAGTCAGTCGTCCTAACGAAGTGAGTTCCCGAAGACCTGCCCTGCTCCCTTCAAAACCTAAAAAGGGTTGAGTGGTGAGAAGTAACgatgcgggggaggggggatgacAAATTCGAAGCAATACAGGAGCAAACTTATAGTTTCCCTACCAGAAAGGTATGTGGGATGGAGGCCTAAAGGCTTCATTAGAGAAGTCATTGTGGATAAAATACGTGCCCGCCGCGCCATCACAGGTATTGAATCCTCTTCTTCACAACCCTAAATCTAAGACCTTCCTCTTCTGGACCGCTGATTGGACGACCTGCCCGAGGGCTTTCCGTAGGCTATCCGCCTACTGGCTCCAAATTTGGTCCATCCATTTACCGCCGACTCCGGCACTCCCCATTGGAGTCAACCCGCTGCCTCTTGGAGGAGCCCAACCTACCGCGCGCTCCGTGCTCATTGGCTCAGGAAGACGCTGCTCAGGCGCGGAAAACCCGCCTCCCGCATTCCGATGGCCCAAGGACCGATCAGTCGGCAGCTAAAGGCAGACTCAATTGGCCCATACACAAGCCAGTCAAACCCTCCGGTTGCAAAGCTCCACAGAACTTACAGGAATAAAACATCCCGCCCCTGTTCTTCCATTGGTTGGCTGAACCCACCGCTCCCCCTTCACGAGCCCCCACCCCGCGGTCCATTCATTACACAATAACGGGCCCAACTGGAGTCAGTTCAAGGCCTCGTATGGGTAGGCAAGACTGTCTGCCACTTACCCGGAACCGAGACCGATCACTCACGCTAATGTCTTCCCTGTTCCTCTGCGGTGAGGCCGGACCACAAGACACCACCGCTGCCGCCTTCTGCGCAACGCCAACCGCCCGCCAAAACGGATCCTTCCCTGCGCCTGCGCGACCAATCCTGGGACTGGACCCTTTCTCCGCCCATTACGCCTGCGCAAAACGGGGCACAACTCCCGCCACTACGCAGGCGCTGTAGATTCGCCGCCGTCTCCCGCCCGCCATTTCACGTGCTTCAAGCGCCAAGCGGAACTTCTTAATGCGCCTGCGTAAACTCGCCATTTTACTACACATGCGCCCAGCAGGCGGtcgttgcaaaaaaaaaaaaaaaaagtcacctgaTAACTTCTTTCCTAATACATAGTATTAACCTTGCTTTGCCAAGTGAGTTGAACGTAATTTCGGGGCATGAAGgattaaaaattgatttaaatacTTTAGGTACATTCGAATATGAATGATTGGTTGACGAGCCAATCACACCAGTTAAGGGTAATATTACTTGGTAACCAATGGCCCCTAAGGGGAGGAGACTACGTAGAACGCCCAAACGGATGACGTTATACAGCAATGCGGGACTACAGACCAATAGCAGGGGGAAGCTATTGCAAATATCCAATCAGAGATACTCGGGGGCGGAGTCTACCAATGCCTAAAGCGAGGAGGCGGGATAAAAAAGCGAGGCCGAAGGTAGGCTGGCAGATACGTTCGTTAGATTACTTCTTTCTGCCCGTGGACGCCGCCGAGTAAGCATCGTTAAAGTCTCCCCTCCCACCGCCGTCATGTCTAAGTCAGAGGTGAGTAACTCGCTGTCTCCAATCTAATTTTCTTCCTCGCTCCTTCCTGAGTTCCGTAGGATGCGGCCTGTTTGGTTGCTTGCGCCGGCTTATTCGGCAGTTCTTCGGCTGCTGCCAGGGCCTACCCCTCCCAAAGTTCAGGTCGCCATTTTGTCCTCGTCGTCGCCATGAGGCCGCCGTCCTGCAACACTTGGTTAGCACGCCGGTTTGCCCCTCCTGCCAAAATACTTAGGCACATTCgattgattttgttttatcttgTATCAGGGGGTGAGTTTCTTAAAGAACAGCTGTAGTTCTCTGCGGGTTATGTATCCTTCCAGCCCAGTCCTTTTGTTGCGCGTGCGTCGGAAAGAGAGGAGGGACGCATGCGCTCGTGGCTTCCCAGCCCCCAACGTACCGTTTCCCTACCGAGGAGAAGCACGTGGCTCGCTGTGACCCAAAAGAACAATAAGGGCTATGTAATATTGCTGTCTAGTTTTGCTTTTCCTCACTGAAAGGTGTTTGACACTATAGCCCTCACGTAACGAGTTTTTTCCCCTGCTCCTAGTCTCCCAAAGAGCCTGAACAGCTGCGGAAGCTCTTCATCGGAGGTTTGAGCTTTGAAACAACCGATGagagtctgaggagccattttGAGCAATGGGGAACCCTTACGGACTGTGTGGTAAGACTGGGAAGAGACAAAAGGCCAGTAGAAGTAGTCCATTTACTTGGATTGTTTTGCTGTAATTACTGTGTTTAGAGAGATTGTTAACAGGATTATAGTTCACAATAATTTGGCAAGGAAAGGTGTGGCTTTTCCTGATTAGAAACTCCTAGTTTTTACGTTAGATCGGTAGTGGGAAACTGGAGGGCTTTGTGTAAAGGGTGATGCGAAGAAAGACTTTTATTACCCTACTCGGGGAGGAAATGTCAAGAGGTTCTGGGGTTTCCCTctgtattaaatgagttaacatttcAGGTAATGAGAGATCCAAACACCAAGCGCTCCAGAGGCTTTGGGTTTGTCACGTACGCCACTGTGGAGGAGGTGGATGCAGCCATGAATGCAAGGCCACACAAGGTGGATGGAAGAGTTGTGGAACCAAAGAGGGCTGTCTCAAGAGAAGTGagtgatatttttttcctccttctgctgATTTAGAAGTGTGCTACTAAGTGGATTTCCCATTTGGGGGTCTTAACACATTTTAGTGATCTTCATTAGGGATACTTTTGCTGATGTAAGTAACTTAATTGGGCTTTTTCATATTAGGATTCTCAAAGACCTGGTGCCCATTTAACtgtgaaaaagatttttgttgGTGGCATTAAAGAAGACACTGAAGAACACCATCTAAGAGATTATTTCGAACAGTATGGGAAAATTGAAGTGATTGAGATCATGACTGACCGAGGCAGTGGCAAAAAGAGAGGTTTTGCTTTTGTAACATTTGATGACCACGACTCTGTAGACAAGATTGTCAGTAAGTATCGGGCATGCACTTTGCTAAGGTTTCTGAAGTCCGTGTTATATTCTAAACCCTGATATCGTGttctcttattaattttttagttcAAAAATACCATACTGTGAATGGCCACAACTGTGAAGTAAGGAAAGCCCTATCTAAGCAAGAGATGGCTAGTGCTTCATCCAGCCAAAGAGGTGGGTTTATTTGATTAATCCTTACAGATAACTAAGTAATTCCAATCTGTGTGATTTAACGTTTAAAACTTACCTTTAAGGTCGAAGTGGTTCTGGAAACTTCGGTGGTGGTCGTGGAGGTGGTTTTGGTGGGAATGACAATTTCGGTCGCGGAGGGAACTTCAGTGGGCGAGGTATGTGTGGTTATAGTTTACCACTAAGAATTAATAGTAAGGTTATGGTTTGATTATCCCCGGGTGACTTGCCCTCTTGGCAGCTCGTGGTAGATGCAGCTATTGGCCAACATTTCCAAAGTTAAATTTTTCCAAATGTAGTTCTGGCTTCTCACTAACCAAAAGGTTAAATCTtgagtgaaaaaataatttttgtaatgcAGGAATTGTTCCGTAAAATTTAGATTTAGAAGGGTGTAAATTGTGTATAATCTATATACTTCAAAAAGTGGTTTAAAGTTCTACTCTCTTCCAGGTGGCTTTGGCGGCAGTCGTGGTGGTGGTGGATATGGTGGCAGTGGGGATGGCTATAACGGATTTGGTAATGATGGTAAGTTTATTTTAAGGAGTGCATAGGTGAAGTTTCTTTTTGCAGTCTTTAGACTAGGTTAGTAGAGTAAACTAGTGCATGACAAGATCAGCTCTGATAACAGCATGCTGTGAGCAGGCTTTAGGCATTACACTTGCACAGGTTTTGATTGTTGAATACTTTTGTCTTATTGAGAAGAATTGTATTCTTGTAGGTGGTTATGGAGGAGGCGGCCCTGGTTActctggaggaagcagaggctaTGGAAGTGGTGGACAGGGTTATGGAAACCAGGGCAGTGGCTATGGCGGGAGTGGCAGCTATGACAGCTATAACAAcggaggaggcggaggcggctaTGGCGGTGGTAGTGGTAGGTATCCAGTGATCCAAGTACTTGGTGCAACAGCTAGATTAGCCCTTTAGAGTTTATGCCTGTAAGGGGATTTGATGCTCTTAAAAGCATTATGTGGTACAGTGCATGGGATTCTTTTTTAACGGGCTTGCTAATGCTACCTCCTCCTGGCTTTAAGCTGGGGCCGCCTCACTCCCAAATAAGGTAGATGGATAAGTGGATAGTGGTGTCTTTAATCAGAATTAGATTAGCTTCCAGCGGGATTTAGTATCTTAACTCCTTTGGGATCTTAGGCACTTAGTTGATACATCTAGCATATTTTTGCAGTGCCCTGGTTGGGTAGAGGCTTTCAAGGCTAGACAATATGCTGTAATGCCATGGTGAGTTGGGTAAATCTTTTAAAGTACTGGATTATTCAACTGAGTGCCTTGCCCAGAAAAGGATGAGATAATCAAACTTTGGAGCCACCAGTGTGTGGGAGGAAGGCAAACCGtgcagttttttgtttggtttttggtttcttttgctttgaGCACTAAATAGAACTCAACTACCATCTCCATTTTCAAGTAACAGATAAAGGCCCTCTTTCCATTCCTAGGAAGCAACTTTGGAGGTGGCGGAAGCTATAATGATTTTGGCAATTACAACAATCAATCCTCAAATTTTGGACCcatgaaaggaggaaattttgGAGGCAGAAGCTCTGGCCCCTATGGTGGTGGCGGCCAATACTTTGCCAAACCACGAAACCAAGGTATTGTATATATGCACTGTTGGAGTGCTGGGTATCTATAGCTAGTTCCAATAAGAAATGTGTTAATTTTTAGGTAATGTTTGTATAGACAGTGAAATGCTGACAATTTAAAGCTTTTAGGAAATTTAAATGGGAGGTAATTTGCAATCAAATGGGGAAAGTCATGTGAGATCAAACGCttaaaaatctgaacttttaTTGCCCCCAACTTAAAAACTGTTATTGGAACTTCCAAAGTTTAAAAGGGACAAATTCTGTTCTTAGGTGGCTATGGTGGTTCTAGCAGCAGCAGTAGCTACGGCAGTGGCAGAAGGTTTTAATTACTGCCAGGTAAGTAAACacctttttatgttttaagttaatttttgtaaatgataaTAAACCCAGTAACCCTAATGTAGCTGAGCAGTGCAACATAGTTAACATTATAATTGCAGtaaaattttggatattaagttAATATTTAGATCAGCAAAATTTGTGGGAAACAAAACTTGCTATTGGATTGTAGCCTTGAGTCTTAATATGTTTAGATTAACAACTTTATTCCATATTGTTCAACAGGAAACAAAGCTTagcaggagaggagagccagagaagtgACAGGGAAGCTACAGGTTACAACAGATTTGTGAACTCAGCCAAGCACAGTGGTGGCAGGGCCTAGCTGCTACAAAGAAGACATGTTTTAGACAATACTCATGTGTATGGGCAAAAAACTCGAGGACTGTATTTGTGACTAATTGTATAACaggttattttagtttctgttctgTGGAAAGTGTAAAGCATTCCAACAAAGGGttttaatgtagattttttttttgcacccaTGCTGTTGATTGCTAAATGTAATAGTCTGATCATGACGCTgaataaatgtgtctttttttaaatgtgctgtgTAAAGTTAGTCTACTCTGAAGCCATCTTGGTATACTACCCCAACAGTGTGAAGTTAGAATTCCTTCAGGGTGATGCCAGGTTCCATTCGAAATTTATTTGCAACCTGCTTGGGCACAGAAACCATTGTCTCCACAAACCTTGGTGTAGTTGAACTGACAGTTAATGTGTTGTGACCTTGGAGTTCACCATTAAAAGGGTCACCCAAGCAAAGTCCTGGAGTTTATTTGGTTATTAATATGATTGTTGGCACATCCTATGCAATATATCTAAATTGAATTATGGTATCAGATAAAATTATAGATGGGATTAAAGCTTGTGTATCATCCATTATCATGTGTAATCAATAAACGATTTAATATTCTCTTGAATGGAATGACAACTGTATGGATTTGGGACTGGCAGAGCTTTGGACTTCCCTACCCACTTACCCCTCATAATGTTGAATGCTTCTATCACGATTCAAGTTCAAAACTCTGCCAGAGAATAGAGACCAGCTGCTGGCTAATGCCACCCCATAAGTCCACAGATTAGAAGTGTTTGGGAGACCTTTTTAAACTGACCAGCACCAGTaagaatatcttatttttaatacaaaaacaGGCTTACATTAAAGGAAAACAGCAGTTTTACTTTGTCCTGGTGGGTGGGTCCCTAATAGAGGTTTATAGATTAACCATACTATTGAATCTGTTTGGACATTAAAATTACGGAGATGGTGAGGAACCTTATTGTATTCATGTTAACTgcagttttcctttaaatatggTATATCACACAACCATCCTAAAATGTTAATTGTATAGAAAATGATTTCTAAAGCTTTTTACAGTTACTTAATATCCAATCATTGTTATTTGTTACATAGGTTCTTTTGAGCCCTCCCTTTGGTACCCTCAATTTCAGTGCCATTGTACCTGGTAGCATAGAGAATTGTTTTATCACTAGGACTGTGTATTCCATCCCGTGGGTGTGTTACTTGGAagtttggggaggagggtgggtggggagtggatggggaggtgggtgggaaagCATGGGTGATAGTTCCATGAGTTTGATATTGGCTGAGTTTGCAATGGCAGGTGAAACCTTAACTATTGAGGGAGTTTGCAGATACCTCAGGATTCGTGACAATGCCTTTAAAGATCCAGGAGAGATGTTCAGCTACTAGGAACTGCTAGCAAGTATAGCGCGAATGGCTCCGAGCTCAGACTCTACAGCTGAGAGTAGACACTTGTGGTATGTGGAGTACAGATAAGCCAGGGGCAGGCCACGGCACGCTCCATGAAAGCTAGGAGGGAGTGAAGTTTTCAGTGACCATCGCAAGAAAGGAGGCAGACAAGAGTAAGGCACACCTGACTCTTAGGACTAGCAGTCAGAACCAGGAGGAAAGGTTTTATTGCTATGCTGGTAGGTAAGAACAGATTTTACTTACATCCATATAGTGTTACCTAAATTCCAGTTTTCTGTtacattttccttaatatattGAGCCAAAATTAGTCCAGTTAAGCTGAACTTGATTTTTCTGGAGATCAATTGCTTTAAATTGACACCCTAAACTTGGCTCCCAAATGAAGGAAGTGAACACTAATTCCACTGTGACAATATATTTTTGCCCTTTAATTTTGATTATGTCCAACCTTCCTTTAaaccatttctttaaaacaatgGCTCAAAGTAATGCATTAGAATCTTCCCCAAAAcatggtgggagggagggtggaccattaattttggggggtgggggatttaCCCTGAGCTGGGACTTGGTCTCAGAAAAGCTAGTTCTAAAGGTTGTTTACTTTTCTAGGGAGGAGTCTGCTACTCCAGGCTAATcaactctctttaaaaaaacaaacaaaaaaaaaaacacaaaaaaacacaaaaaaatcagaaactcaTCTGTCCAAATTTATGGCTAAAAGGTAAGCTTTTTATGAACTTAATGATCAGCAAGAGTGCTTGGTATTGCCAAAGTAGAGAATGACAAGCTGTGCCTGGGAAGCAAAAAAATGAGATCTCCTAGTCTGTCCTAGCCAGCAGAATGTCTGAAGCAACTGGGTTCCCAGTAAACAGAATGAGTGTAATTTAGAATCTTTCAAGTGGTTATGTAAACactgtaacttttttctttctttcttgcagcAACATCCTTAATGAGGACAACCTTTATCTGAGCCACTGCACCTCATTTTCACTGCCATGCAGTTGTTAGCTGCTCTGCAGCTTGAATTAATCATTCAGTTCTatgaatggactttttttttaataaaatgctattttaacttggttctgttttgttttgttttttttctttccccttcatgATACAGTAAATCAGAATTTAGCAGAGTTGAAAGtctttccctttcattctttACTCATGCTTCCTTGGATCCTTCTAAAGGAACAAGTAAGGCTTTACATTAGGTATGTTAAGAAAGGTGGGACAACGTAAACATCTTAAAATCACAAATTGAAATTGAGATTAGGGAGGAACAATTATGTGGTTGGGAATggttctcccacccctccccaagcTAAGAAATAAAGTGGTTCTAATATCATGTATTAATACATAAAAGTTTATCCCAGCATCATGGTTTAGTGAAATCAAACTGTCACTTGCTGCAGGAGTAAATCTTGGCCCACGCAGAATTAAGCTGTTTACAATTGCTCCTCAAGTATTTATTGGCCAGCTATCTCCAGCTTCCAAAAAATCTGGAACCAGGTTAAGATGAAAATGGAGGGGAAGATCTTCAAATTTTTTGAAAGTAACCCAAAAATTTGGGACCAATAATTTAACCCCTTAGCAATGCTTGAACTTTCCCATCTTCAAGAACTCAATTTTCAACCTAGTAAAAGAGTAGAGAGGTGTAAATGTATAGGCAGTCTTCGTTGTTAACAGTTCTGATTTAAGAATCTAACTTTTGGTTTCAAGTTACCAGAACAGGTTTCTCTCCCAGTCCTAGTTTAGAAGGACAGGTCAACTAGGGCCACCAAGTGTGCAAAACATTCCTATTGAAGGAAATGAGGTTCTGCTGTCACATTCTGTGTACTTTGCTACATGCTTTACAAACACAAGGTTGCTAGTAAGTTCAAAATGTTCAGGTGATGACCTGTTTCAAGTTTTTGCAACCTCTGGAACCAAAACCCAGGTCACATTCCAAAGCTATCCACCTTTTGCTTTAGTTAGCTACGTACCAAGTTAGGTTACCCGCTACAATATATCTTTAGTGGGGGCGGGGcatttctccccatttttatttCCAGGGCCTAGAACAGTACTAGAAcctaagtgctcagtaagtgttggATAAATGAAGGTCTAAATTTGCCTCTGAATTACCACTTCTGGGAGCTTACTTAGAAGTGAAAAAAAACCTTCACTGCCTGATGTCCCTCAAATGAACTAATAATACTTTCTGAACGGCTAATCCCAGGCACTCCCTTTACAACTTGATCctgtattttcagttttgagaAAGTTGACGAACTGTTTCCAGATCTATTAGGAATCAGAAGCTTTAAATTGCTTTCATTCCCTAACCTAGCTTAGAGACCACGTTTCTGAGAATCTGTAAGCATAAAGATTCGACACATCCTTTGATCATTGT
The window above is part of the Ursus arctos isolate Adak ecotype North America unplaced genomic scaffold, UrsArc2.0 scaffold_26, whole genome shotgun sequence genome. Proteins encoded here:
- the HNRNPA1 gene encoding heterogeneous nuclear ribonucleoprotein A1 isoform X2, which produces MSKSESPKEPEQLRKLFIGGLSFETTDESLRSHFEQWGTLTDCVVMRDPNTKRSRGFGFVTYATVEEVDAAMNARPHKVDGRVVEPKRAVSREDSQRPGAHLTVKKIFVGGIKEDTEEHHLRDYFEQYGKIEVIEIMTDRGSGKKRGFAFVTFDDHDSVDKIVIQKYHTVNGHNCEVRKALSKQEMASASSSQRGRSGSGNFGGGRGGGFGGNDNFGRGGNFSGRGGFGGSRGGGGYGGSGDGYNGFGNDGSNFGGGGSYNDFGNYNNQSSNFGPMKGGNFGGRSSGPYGGGGQYFAKPRNQGGYGGSSSSSSYGSGRRF
- the HNRNPA1 gene encoding heterogeneous nuclear ribonucleoprotein A1 isoform X1, whose product is MSKSESPKEPEQLRKLFIGGLSFETTDESLRSHFEQWGTLTDCVVMRDPNTKRSRGFGFVTYATVEEVDAAMNARPHKVDGRVVEPKRAVSREDSQRPGAHLTVKKIFVGGIKEDTEEHHLRDYFEQYGKIEVIEIMTDRGSGKKRGFAFVTFDDHDSVDKIVIQKYHTVNGHNCEVRKALSKQEMASASSSQRGRSGSGNFGGGRGGGFGGNDNFGRGGNFSGRGGFGGSRGGGGYGGSGDGYNGFGNDGGYGGGGPGYSGGSRGYGSGGQGYGNQGSGYGGSGSYDSYNNGGGGGGYGGGSGSNFGGGGSYNDFGNYNNQSSNFGPMKGGNFGGRSSGPYGGGGQYFAKPRNQGGYGGSSSSSSYGSGRRF